A region of Coturnix japonica isolate 7356 chromosome 15, Coturnix japonica 2.1, whole genome shotgun sequence DNA encodes the following proteins:
- the SUDS3 gene encoding sin3 histone deacetylase corepressor complex component SDS3: MSAAGLVSAAPPAPTPPGAPAPAMPPGPEYYEEEELESAEEEDGERSARARDSDEDTEDASETDLAKHEEEDFVEMKEQMYQDKLASLKRQLQQLQEGTLQEYQKRMKKLDQQYKERIRNAELFLQLETDQVEKNYVKEKKAAAKEFEDKKIELKENLIAELEEKKKMIENEKLTMELTGDSMEVKPIMTRKLRRRPNDPVPIPDKRRKPAPAQLNYLLTDEQIMEDLRTLNKLKSPKRPVSPSSPEHLPATPAESPAQRFEARIEDGKLYYDKRWYHKSQAIYLESKENTKISCVISSVGANEIWVRKTSDSTKMRIYLGQLQRGVFVIRRRSAA; the protein is encoded by the exons ATGAGCGCGGCCGGGCTGGTGTCCGCTGCTCCGCCCGCACCCACCCCACCCGGGGCACCTGCCCCCGCCATGCCCCCCGGCCCCGAGTACTACgaagaggaggagctggagagcgccgaggaggaggatggagagcGGAGCGCTCGGGCCCGAGACTCCGATGAGG ATACCGAGGATGCTAGCGAGACTGATCTGGCAAAGCACGAGGAGGAAGACTttgtagaaatgaaagaaca GATGTATCAGGACAAACTGGCATCTCTTAAAAGACAgttgcagcagctgcaggaag GTACTCTTCAGGAATatcagaaaagaatgaaaaagttGGACCAGCAGTACAAAGAAAGGATACGAAATGCTG AACTGTTCCTCCAGCTGGAA ACAGATCAGGTGGAAAAGAATTATGTCAaggaaaagaaggcagcagcaaaggAGTTTGAAGATAAGAAAATTGAGCTTAAGGAAAATTTGATTGCAGagttggaagagaagaagaagatgaTTGAGAATGAAAAGTTAACCATGGAATTAACAGGAG ATTCTATGGAAGTGAAGCCTATCATGACAAGGAAACTGAGGCGACGACCAAACGATCCAGTTCCCATCCCAGACAAGAGGAGGAAACCTGCCCCTG CTCAGCTGAATTACTTGTTGACGGATGAGCAAATAATGGAGGACCTGAGAACCCTAAATAAG CTTAAATCACCCAAGAGACCAG tctctccttcctcccctgaACACCTCCCAGCTACACCAGCTGAGTCTCCAGCGCAGCGGTTTGAGGCCCGGATAGAAGATGGAAAACTCTACTATGATAAAAGATG GTATCACAAGAGCCAGGCCATTTACCTGGAGTCTAAAGAGAACACTAAGATCAGCTGTGTCATCAGTTCTGTGGGCGCCAACGAG ATCTGGGTGAGGAAAACCAGTGACAGCACAAAAATGAGGATCTATCTGGGACAGCTGCAGCGAGGTGTTTTTGTGATTCGTCGGCGATCAGCAGCGTGA